The Mariluticola halotolerans nucleotide sequence GAGAAGTCGACTTCTCGTTGCTGGCGCTGTTTTTTCAGGCGGATTGGGTCGTCAAGCTGGTCATGCTTGGGCTGTTGGGCGCGTCGGTCTGGTCGTGGGCGATCATTATCGACAAATCCATGCTGTATAACCGGGCGCGCCGGGCGATGAACCGGTTCGACAAGACCTTCTGGTCCGGCCAGTCGCTTGAAGAATTGTATCAGACGCTGTCACAGCGCACCGTGACCGGTCTTGATGCAGTATTCGTTGCAGCGATGAAGGAATGGAAACGCAGTCACGAGCAGAACGCGTCCTCGCCGATCGGCTTGCAGGCCCGGCTTGAGAAAGTGCTCGATGTTGCCATTGGTCGCGAAAGCGATGTGCTCGAGAAAAATCTCGGTTTTCTGGCAACTGTTGCCTCCGCTTCGCCCTTTGTGGGCCTGTTCGGCACGGTATGGGGCATCATGAATGCTTTCCAGTCGATCGCCGGTTCCAAAAGCACCAGTCTGGCCGTTGTGGCGCCGGGCATTGCCGAGGCGCTGTTTGCCACAGCCCTTGGCCTTCTGGCCGCTATTCCCGCAACCATTGCCTATAACAAATTGTCCTCGGATTCAGGCAAGCTGACCGCCCGGCTGGAGAGTTTTGCAGACGAGTTTTCAACGATCCTGTCACGGCAACTTGAAGCGCGGAGCAAGCGCTGATGGGTATGTCCGTTGGAGCCGGTAAAACCGGACGCCGCCGGGGCCGCAGAGGCCGTTCCGCGCCCATGTCCGAAATCAACGTCACCCCGATGGTTGACGTCATGCTGGTGCTGTTGATCGTTTTCATGGTCGCAGCACCCTTGCTGACTGTGGGTGTGCCAATCGATCTGCCCGAGACACAGGCCAAATCGCTCAACACGGAAGCCAAGCCAATCACCGTGTCCGTGACGCCAGAGGGGCAGGTCTATTTGCTTGAGGATGTGGTGCCAGTGGAAGAACTTGTGGCCCGGATCAACGAGATTGCCGTCAACGGCACCGATGAGCGCATTTATGTGCGCGGTGATGCCAGTGCTGGATATGGCACGGTCATGCAGGTCATGGGTGCCCTGTCGGGTGCCGGCTATTCCAAAATCGGTTTGATCACCGAGCAGGTACAGGGGCAGTGAGCCCATGCGCGCGGGATTAACCGCTTCCGCTGTTCTTCATGTGGCGCTGATCGTCGTCGGGGTTGTGGGCCTTCATGGCGGCCAGCCTCTGGAACCGGAAGAAATCGAATCCATTGCAATCGACCTGGTGCCGGTGGAGGCCTTCTCCAACATTCGCGCCGGCACGCTCGAGAGCGACGTGATCGAGACAGATGCGCCCTCCGTCGTCGATACGCCGGAGCCGGCGCAGCTGGCCGAGCGCACGGGCAATACCGAGGAAGATCAACCCAAGCCGGAGGTGGCTGATACGCCAACCCCGGCACCGACCGTGCAAACAGCACCGGAGCCTGCCGCACGGGTTGAGCCCGAACCGGAACCCCAGCCCGAGCCTGAGCCGGTGGTGATCCCCGAG carries:
- the tolQ gene encoding protein TolQ; translation: MESMDAVSAAGEVDFSLLALFFQADWVVKLVMLGLLGASVWSWAIIIDKSMLYNRARRAMNRFDKTFWSGQSLEELYQTLSQRTVTGLDAVFVAAMKEWKRSHEQNASSPIGLQARLEKVLDVAIGRESDVLEKNLGFLATVASASPFVGLFGTVWGIMNAFQSIAGSKSTSLAVVAPGIAEALFATALGLLAAIPATIAYNKLSSDSGKLTARLESFADEFSTILSRQLEARSKR
- the tolR gene encoding protein TolR: MGMSVGAGKTGRRRGRRGRSAPMSEINVTPMVDVMLVLLIVFMVAAPLLTVGVPIDLPETQAKSLNTEAKPITVSVTPEGQVYLLEDVVPVEELVARINEIAVNGTDERIYVRGDASAGYGTVMQVMGALSGAGYSKIGLITEQVQGQ